In one Cloacibacillus porcorum genomic region, the following are encoded:
- the rarD gene encoding EamA family transporter RarD, which produces MTIPQKGAAAALLSYLWWGSMPLYWKTLLSVSSFEILGHRVVWSAVFTLALIILTGQGGKAVAFAAKNRQKTLWLFLGGYLITLNWGLYIWAVNAGRILETSLGYYINPLVSMLFGMLFFGERLRRAQKLAIAVAAAGVCIQIITIREIPLVSLGLALSFGLYGAMKKAISIEPAVALVIETLSVAPAALAYLCWLQHTGAAHFPYALTTDLLLAGTGVMTSVPLLLFAYAAQRIKLTTIGFIQYVSPTMTFLIGTFIYHEPLSIYRIITFACIWSALAVYSADTLIEAGRERRTQEYI; this is translated from the coding sequence ATGACGATTCCGCAGAAAGGGGCCGCGGCGGCCCTTCTCTCATACCTCTGGTGGGGCTCGATGCCCCTCTACTGGAAAACCCTGTTGTCGGTCTCCTCTTTCGAGATACTCGGACACCGCGTGGTATGGTCCGCCGTATTTACCCTCGCTCTGATAATCCTGACTGGGCAGGGCGGGAAAGCCGTTGCCTTCGCCGCGAAAAACAGACAAAAGACCCTCTGGCTCTTTCTCGGCGGCTACCTCATCACCTTAAACTGGGGGCTATACATCTGGGCGGTGAACGCCGGACGCATCCTGGAAACCAGCCTCGGCTACTACATAAACCCCCTCGTCTCAATGCTCTTCGGAATGCTCTTCTTCGGCGAACGGCTGCGCCGCGCGCAGAAGCTCGCGATTGCCGTCGCCGCGGCGGGAGTCTGCATACAGATAATCACCATCCGCGAAATACCTCTCGTCTCGCTGGGGCTCGCCCTCTCCTTCGGCCTCTACGGGGCGATGAAAAAGGCCATCTCTATCGAACCGGCCGTCGCTCTGGTTATAGAGACCCTATCCGTCGCCCCCGCGGCGCTGGCCTATCTCTGCTGGCTGCAGCACACAGGCGCGGCACACTTCCCCTACGCCCTGACGACCGACCTGCTGCTTGCGGGAACGGGCGTCATGACCTCCGTCCCCCTCCTGCTCTTCGCCTATGCCGCACAGCGAATAAAACTGACGACCATCGGTTTCATTCAATACGTATCCCCGACGATGACCTTCCTCATCGGCACCTTCATCTATCACGAACCGCTCTCAATCTACCGGATCATTACCTTCGCCTGTATCTGGAGCGCGCTCGCAGTCTACTCGGCTGACACCCTCATCGAAGCGGGGAGAGAGCGAAGGACGCAGGAATACATCTAG
- a CDS encoding deoxycytidylate deaminase, whose amino-acid sequence MTNRPEWDIYFLLMAQVAASRSTCLRRKVGAVLVRDRQILSTGYNGAPRGVSHCEKTGCLRERLGIASGERHEICRGSHAEINAIAQAAAAGTATAGSWLYCTHEPCIYCTKALINAGCEKVFFLHPYPDELARAVMAESGVESIWVDPQELPRDILSI is encoded by the coding sequence ATGACGAACCGGCCGGAATGGGATATATATTTTCTTCTCATGGCGCAGGTGGCGGCGAGCAGGAGCACCTGTCTGCGCCGCAAAGTGGGAGCGGTGCTGGTCCGCGACCGGCAGATACTGAGCACCGGCTACAATGGGGCTCCGCGCGGGGTCAGCCACTGCGAAAAGACAGGATGCCTCCGTGAGCGGCTCGGCATCGCCTCCGGTGAGAGACATGAGATTTGCCGCGGCTCTCACGCGGAGATCAACGCGATCGCCCAGGCGGCGGCGGCCGGAACGGCGACGGCGGGTTCCTGGCTATACTGTACGCACGAGCCATGTATCTACTGCACGAAGGCACTGATAAACGCCGGCTGCGAAAAGGTCTTTTTCCTTCACCCATACCCCGACGAGCTTGCCCGTGCCGTAATGGCGGAGTCGGGAGTGGAGAGTATCTGGGTCGACCCACAGGAGCTGCCCAGGGATATTCTTTCAATCTGA
- the citC gene encoding [citrate (pro-3S)-lyase] ligase: MFGLNCRVTRKLGGYERRAVEGLLERSGLIFEGAPDYTAVAEDSEENIVATASLSGSVIKMVAADPQWQEAGLSGTVISALMRAAHEDGIHHLFVYTKPEMAPRFAGLGFRELAASSRSVLMECGTPGAEDYRRFLEGLRAENGAPAAAAVMNCNPFTLGHRYLIEEAAKSSPLFYVIVVEEDASVFPFADRLELVHAGTADIANVRVVSSSHYAVSAATFPTYFLKDRGESSVARAQAELDARLFGALFVPALGVERRFVGTEPLSPITGLYNSVLKETLPPLGCEVTEISRRRAGDEVISASRVRAMIADGEESGLAELLPPATLDYLNTPRGAAVAAKLRAER, translated from the coding sequence ATGTTTGGACTCAACTGCCGCGTAACGCGCAAACTCGGCGGCTATGAACGGCGGGCCGTCGAAGGGCTGCTTGAACGCAGCGGGCTGATTTTCGAAGGCGCGCCGGATTATACCGCGGTCGCCGAGGACAGCGAGGAGAATATCGTCGCCACGGCAAGCCTCTCCGGCTCCGTGATTAAAATGGTGGCCGCCGACCCTCAGTGGCAGGAGGCGGGGCTCTCCGGCACCGTCATTTCGGCACTGATGCGCGCCGCGCATGAAGATGGCATCCATCATCTTTTTGTCTATACAAAGCCGGAGATGGCGCCGCGTTTCGCCGGGCTTGGCTTCCGCGAGCTTGCGGCCTCCAGCCGCTCCGTGCTGATGGAGTGCGGCACGCCCGGGGCGGAGGATTACCGCCGCTTTCTTGAGGGGCTGCGTGCGGAAAACGGCGCGCCGGCCGCCGCGGCGGTGATGAACTGCAATCCTTTCACACTTGGGCACCGCTATCTGATCGAAGAGGCGGCGAAAAGCTCGCCGCTATTTTACGTGATCGTCGTTGAAGAGGATGCCTCCGTCTTTCCCTTCGCCGACCGCTTGGAGCTTGTCCACGCCGGAACCGCCGACATCGCCAATGTGCGCGTGGTCTCCAGCTCGCATTACGCCGTCTCCGCGGCGACATTTCCCACCTATTTTCTCAAGGACAGGGGCGAGAGCTCCGTGGCGCGCGCGCAGGCTGAGCTTGACGCGCGGCTCTTCGGCGCCCTATTCGTGCCCGCGCTGGGTGTCGAACGCCGCTTTGTGGGAACTGAGCCGCTCTCACCGATCACCGGGCTTTATAATTCCGTGCTGAAGGAGACTCTGCCGCCGCTGGGCTGTGAGGTGACGGAGATCAGCCGCCGCCGGGCTGGGGACGAGGTAATTTCCGCTTCGCGCGTGCGCGCGATGATCGCCGACGGCGAAGAGTCCGGCCTTGCGGAGCTGCTGCCTCCGGCAACGCTGGATTATCTGAATACGCCGCGCGGCGCCGCCGTGGCCGCGAAGCTGAGGGCCGAGAGATGA
- a CDS encoding response regulator: protein MSISIVLADDHPLTREGIKGYLSKEPDFNIVGEYADGNATWAGIQTHRPQVALLDIRMPGLDGIAIARKVKEAGIPTASLMLTSYDANQYVMAALRAGARGYVLKTATMDTLSRAIRIAARGGFYLDSDVASAVEEGEDFVPEPVSVREREVLLLAARGLSGKEIASQLFISERTVQTHLASIYDKLGAKNKTEAMLLSLKYGIVTMEELLD from the coding sequence ATGTCTATTTCCATCGTTCTTGCAGATGACCATCCCCTTACACGAGAGGGTATCAAGGGATACCTTTCAAAGGAACCGGACTTCAATATTGTAGGAGAGTACGCGGACGGCAATGCCACATGGGCCGGCATCCAGACGCACAGGCCGCAGGTGGCCCTGCTCGATATCCGCATGCCCGGGCTTGACGGCATCGCGATCGCGCGCAAGGTCAAGGAGGCGGGCATTCCCACGGCCTCGCTGATGCTAACCTCGTACGACGCGAACCAGTATGTTATGGCGGCGCTCCGCGCGGGAGCGCGCGGCTACGTCCTAAAGACGGCCACTATGGACACCCTTTCACGCGCCATCAGGATCGCGGCGCGCGGCGGTTTCTATCTTGACAGCGACGTGGCAAGCGCGGTCGAGGAGGGCGAGGACTTCGTTCCGGAGCCAGTGTCGGTCCGTGAGCGTGAAGTGCTGCTGCTCGCGGCGCGCGGACTCTCGGGGAAGGAGATCGCCTCTCAGCTTTTCATCAGCGAACGCACCGTACAGACGCACCTTGCCTCGATATATGACAAGCTCGGAGCTAAAAACAAAACGGAGGCGATGCTGCTCTCTCTCAAATACGGCATCGTCACCATGGAGGAACTTCTTGACTAA
- a CDS encoding AMP-binding protein — MRLSSRLDIIIRDNLNRLPAEPFIWWQKTWWSRGAFLELIEECEERLRASNFKKGQRLALLMPNSPVLLATAVAVWRLGGAVVLIDFRSGYVPLIRQLCHADVFAALTYRGCEDLVPLISEEGIPCSVISLDTLDENIPGRPCAEEGEETAVIFYTSGTTGEPKAVPLTHDNLLDCIEGCVEHIDMLNEDDVFLNALPNSNVFGFLCGALLPLVKATRQAILTSFMPVESSMDAIKNAEVTIVTAVPTMIALMVGAVSRGAAVSSSMRCILSGGDRLPADISKRAAGLLGVPVLQGYGLTEASSVVALPPSINAVKPGSVGTLLSCVEAEIRSDEGEVLPQGREGRLWIRGSSVAKCYFRNPELTAERFADGWFDTCDIARFDEEGYLYLVGRACDVIFVGGFKVYAREVEKTLNEHPLVHEAAVIGVPRSISGEIVKAFVVLKKGERASAKELIEYCKKKLSYYKVPRIIEFVTEMPRSAIGEIVKRKLSKD, encoded by the coding sequence ATGCGGTTGAGTTCCAGACTGGATATCATTATCAGAGATAATCTGAACAGGCTCCCCGCGGAGCCTTTTATCTGGTGGCAGAAGACCTGGTGGTCGCGCGGTGCTTTTCTCGAACTGATTGAGGAGTGTGAGGAGCGGCTGCGCGCCAGTAATTTTAAAAAGGGACAGCGTCTGGCGCTGCTGATGCCGAACAGCCCCGTGCTGCTTGCGACGGCGGTTGCGGTATGGCGTCTTGGCGGTGCGGTGGTGCTGATCGATTTCCGTTCCGGCTATGTGCCGCTCATCAGGCAGCTGTGTCACGCGGACGTCTTCGCGGCGCTGACTTACCGCGGCTGTGAGGATCTCGTTCCGCTGATCTCCGAGGAAGGCATCCCCTGCTCAGTGATCAGTCTGGACACTCTCGATGAAAATATCCCCGGACGCCCCTGCGCGGAGGAGGGCGAGGAGACGGCGGTCATCTTCTATACCTCCGGCACTACGGGCGAACCGAAGGCCGTGCCGCTGACGCACGACAATCTGCTGGACTGCATAGAGGGCTGCGTTGAGCATATCGATATGCTCAACGAGGACGACGTTTTCCTGAACGCCCTGCCCAACTCAAATGTATTCGGATTTTTATGCGGCGCGCTGCTTCCGCTTGTGAAGGCGACGCGCCAGGCGATATTGACCTCCTTCATGCCCGTAGAGTCCTCGATGGACGCCATCAAAAACGCCGAGGTGACGATCGTTACGGCGGTGCCGACGATGATCGCGCTGATGGTCGGCGCCGTCTCGCGCGGCGCGGCGGTCTCCTCTTCGATGCGCTGTATCCTCTCCGGCGGCGACCGGCTGCCTGCCGATATCTCCAAGCGTGCCGCGGGGCTGCTCGGCGTTCCGGTGCTGCAGGGCTATGGACTGACGGAGGCCTCTTCGGTGGTGGCGCTGCCGCCGTCGATCAACGCGGTGAAACCCGGCAGTGTCGGTACGCTGCTCTCCTGCGTCGAGGCGGAGATCCGCAGCGACGAGGGCGAGGTTCTGCCGCAGGGACGCGAGGGCCGCCTGTGGATAAGGGGCAGCTCGGTCGCTAAGTGCTATTTCCGCAACCCGGAACTGACGGCGGAGCGCTTTGCGGATGGCTGGTTCGATACCTGCGATATCGCGAGGTTTGACGAGGAGGGCTATCTCTATCTCGTCGGACGCGCCTGCGACGTCATTTTTGTCGGAGGCTTCAAGGTCTACGCCCGCGAGGTGGAGAAGACGCTCAACGAACATCCGTTGGTGCATGAGGCCGCCGTCATTGGCGTACCCCGCTCGATAAGCGGCGAAATCGTCAAGGCCTTTGTCGTGCTTAAGAAGGGAGAGCGGGCCTCCGCGAAGGAGCTCATCGAGTACTGCAAGAAGAAGCTCTCCTATTACAAGGTCCCGAGGATCATCGAATTTGTCACCGAGATGCCGCGTTCGGCTATCGGAGAGATTGTAAAAAGGAAACTTTCAAAGGACTAA
- a CDS encoding M20 metallopeptidase family protein: MKEHLELSSLGASLLAEAERISGDMQDWRRDFHQFPELAFEENITASKITHVLRSIPGMAVTSGFAIQTSVIGVLGSDIPGPALMLRATMDATAAEEQTGLPFSSCMPGAMHGCGHDAEMASLLGAAAVLSKYSDELKQRVVFLFQPAGEGRSGAKTLTENNIIDKFNIGRSVAVNWSSELPYGELFTRRGVMTALSDRIHIDIRGTAGHAAEPHMTVDPVTIAANLIIMIQTMLSREVDPREPVVVSFGQVESGEAYNIIPEQANLWGTLRAFDPKVRDFVQSRIETVAPALAKALRGLASVEYTRNYAQVDNNLDMVDELLRVGVPFFGEDGLNMLERPLLSGDDFAFFSHRVPSLFMLMGTGLEYPLHHPRYDVPESMLPFSAAWEAYLALTFGH, from the coding sequence ATGAAGGAACATCTGGAGCTTTCATCTTTAGGCGCTTCGCTGTTGGCGGAGGCTGAACGGATCTCCGGCGATATGCAGGACTGGAGACGCGATTTTCATCAGTTTCCCGAGCTTGCCTTTGAGGAGAATATAACGGCGTCAAAGATCACGCATGTGCTGCGTTCCATTCCCGGAATGGCGGTAACCTCCGGTTTTGCCATTCAGACATCGGTGATCGGCGTGCTGGGCTCCGATATCCCCGGACCCGCCCTTATGCTGCGCGCGACGATGGACGCGACGGCGGCGGAGGAGCAGACGGGGCTGCCGTTTTCTTCATGTATGCCCGGCGCGATGCACGGCTGCGGTCACGACGCGGAGATGGCTTCGCTTCTCGGCGCTGCTGCCGTTCTCTCAAAATACAGCGACGAGCTGAAGCAGCGGGTCGTCTTTCTCTTTCAGCCTGCTGGCGAGGGGCGAAGCGGCGCAAAGACCCTCACGGAAAACAATATCATCGATAAGTTTAATATCGGGCGCAGCGTCGCCGTAAACTGGTCCTCGGAGCTTCCCTACGGAGAGCTTTTCACACGGCGCGGCGTCATGACGGCCCTGTCGGACCGTATTCACATAGATATCAGGGGAACGGCGGGGCACGCCGCGGAGCCGCATATGACGGTGGACCCCGTGACGATTGCCGCCAATCTGATAATCATGATACAGACGATGCTCTCGCGTGAGGTGGACCCGCGCGAACCGGTCGTGGTATCTTTTGGACAGGTAGAATCCGGCGAAGCCTATAATATAATCCCCGAGCAGGCTAACCTCTGGGGCACGCTGCGCGCCTTTGACCCGAAGGTGCGCGATTTTGTACAAAGCCGTATTGAGACTGTGGCCCCGGCCCTTGCGAAGGCGCTCCGCGGGCTGGCGTCGGTGGAGTATACCCGTAATTACGCGCAAGTGGACAACAACCTCGACATGGTGGACGAACTCCTGCGTGTCGGGGTTCCTTTTTTCGGTGAGGACGGGCTTAATATGCTTGAGCGTCCGCTGCTCTCCGGCGATGATTTCGCATTTTTCAGCCACAGGGTGCCGTCTTTGTTTATGCTGATGGGCACGGGGCTTGAGTACCCGCTGCATCATCCGCGCTATGACGTGCCCGAGAGCATGCTGCCGTTTTCGGCGGCGTGGGAGGCGTATCTGGCTCTCACCTTCGGCCATTAA
- a CDS encoding citrate lyase holo-[acyl-carrier protein] synthase — translation MTPLEEVLSGRDERAAWQRRWLRSPEGNFFVCQIGLNVPGYPKRIPRDLAVVRKCRKYLLEHAHAAPVEEQYLENGAGVCWQGVFDASKYDAASLKRCAVEAENSMTAGRVLDIDVLTAAGALSRTQMGLPERRCLLCGERAKVCARLGGHPQSELRERVVRIINAAALEM, via the coding sequence ATGACGCCGCTTGAGGAGGTGCTCTCCGGCCGTGACGAGCGCGCCGCCTGGCAGCGGCGCTGGCTGCGGTCGCCGGAGGGTAATTTTTTCGTCTGTCAGATCGGGCTCAATGTCCCCGGATATCCCAAGCGCATCCCGCGCGATCTCGCGGTTGTCAGGAAATGCCGTAAATATCTGCTGGAGCATGCGCATGCGGCGCCGGTGGAGGAGCAGTACCTTGAGAACGGAGCCGGAGTCTGCTGGCAGGGTGTGTTTGACGCCTCAAAGTATGACGCGGCGTCGCTGAAGAGGTGTGCGGTGGAGGCGGAGAATTCGATGACCGCGGGCCGCGTGCTTGATATTGACGTCCTCACCGCGGCGGGGGCCCTCTCCCGTACCCAAATGGGGCTGCCCGAACGCCGCTGTCTGCTCTGCGGCGAGAGGGCGAAGGTCTGTGCGAGGCTCGGAGGCCATCCGCAGTCGGAGCTGAGGGAAAGGGTCGTCAGGATAATAAACGCCGCCGCGTTGGAGATGTAG